One genomic segment of Aquipluma nitroreducens includes these proteins:
- a CDS encoding T9SS type A sorting domain-containing protein → MKQYLVLIAFLMSVKVSLGQELWKKEAIKMPPSVCYASPEIHKSFVKPPERLKAGSTKRATIMVDFVGFPEDAKVAFQYAVTIWQDLIYSPVPIHIQATWESLASDVLGSCSPSDYIPNFNSTQIWNCYYPIALVEKMLGQEVNSPTGYEIEASFNKDFTNWYFGVDGNTPIDKYDFVSTVLHELTHGLGFHGFFYSDGRGRGGYGTDGLSAAFDQYVINQNAEKLVNTKIFTNPSVKLYQTFTSGWLNFSTKLDLDSLPRLYAPTTWDSGSSIYHLNDDTYPAGDSNSLMTHAMGKGEANHNPGPNTLAIMYDMGWKSVSIKHTPIKDIEYVTDPINFEAKIESDYDLDSTKLYLIYSSTKFVKKDSVRLMPTSNSAIFNVKIKPTQTGEIQYYFSARDVKKRTFVFPSNSPTRYLAFTIGIDKTAPVITHDPIKFLLSSNPTAKITAFVTDNIGIKSVKVAYFVNGGLIQELALANDSAERYIGNLTFPKGSVKGGDIVSYRIVATDISSQSNIGYLPLTGYNTFKIEEIKDPVERYITNFDALNPDFIGSDFTISSVTGFDSPALNSAHPYLSPDTDNEEFNFSTILKFPIILKNGKMTFDEIALVEPGETGSKFGDENFWDYVIVEGSKDGGISWKPFADGYDSNFQPSWLKLWNSSMSGNNSTAVPTKDLFVKHPTIDMLENGNFSVGDVVLVRFRLFSDPYSHGWGWIIDNLAIQDWETAVNPTLLSSGEVICFPNPVKDQLNIEISAKNTIQKLILRAYNSSGKQVYIQDFPVRSNLFETAIDVSSFIPGLYLFTFEPEKGEVITRKILVQ, encoded by the coding sequence ATGAAACAATATCTGGTTTTAATTGCATTCCTTATGTCGGTGAAGGTGAGTTTGGGACAGGAATTGTGGAAGAAAGAAGCCATTAAAATGCCACCGTCGGTTTGTTATGCCTCTCCGGAGATTCACAAGTCATTTGTAAAACCGCCGGAAAGACTGAAAGCTGGTTCAACAAAAAGAGCTACAATTATGGTTGATTTTGTTGGTTTTCCGGAGGATGCAAAGGTAGCTTTTCAATACGCAGTAACGATCTGGCAAGATTTAATTTATTCACCTGTTCCGATTCATATTCAGGCGACCTGGGAGAGCCTTGCTTCGGATGTTTTAGGAAGTTGTTCGCCATCTGATTACATTCCTAATTTTAACTCGACTCAAATTTGGAATTGTTATTACCCCATTGCATTGGTTGAAAAAATGCTTGGTCAGGAAGTTAATTCTCCGACCGGTTACGAGATAGAAGCCTCATTCAATAAAGATTTTACAAACTGGTATTTTGGCGTTGACGGCAATACGCCTATTGACAAATATGATTTTGTTTCAACGGTTTTGCACGAACTGACTCATGGATTGGGTTTTCACGGTTTCTTTTATTCGGATGGGAGGGGTCGCGGTGGATATGGTACCGATGGTCTGAGCGCTGCATTTGACCAATATGTAATCAATCAAAATGCAGAAAAACTGGTAAACACAAAGATCTTTACAAATCCATCAGTTAAATTGTATCAAACTTTTACTTCCGGATGGCTTAATTTTAGTACGAAATTAGACCTGGATTCTTTGCCCAGGCTTTACGCACCAACGACCTGGGATAGCGGTTCGAGCATTTACCATTTGAACGATGATACCTATCCAGCGGGTGATTCCAACTCACTAATGACACATGCAATGGGGAAGGGTGAGGCCAATCATAATCCGGGACCCAATACTCTTGCAATTATGTATGATATGGGATGGAAATCGGTTTCAATTAAACATACGCCGATTAAAGATATTGAATATGTTACTGACCCAATCAATTTTGAAGCGAAAATTGAGAGTGATTACGATCTGGATTCGACCAAATTATACCTGATTTACTCATCAACCAAATTTGTGAAAAAAGATTCTGTTCGCTTGATGCCAACAAGTAACTCCGCCATTTTCAATGTAAAAATAAAACCTACCCAAACAGGCGAAATTCAGTATTATTTTTCGGCCAGGGATGTGAAAAAGCGGACATTTGTATTTCCATCCAATTCGCCAACAAGGTATCTGGCTTTTACAATTGGAATTGATAAAACCGCACCAGTCATAACGCACGATCCAATTAAGTTTCTTTTGTCATCAAACCCAACGGCAAAAATTACTGCTTTTGTAACTGATAATATTGGAATAAAGTCAGTTAAGGTGGCTTACTTTGTTAACGGTGGACTAATCCAGGAGTTAGCATTGGCCAATGATTCAGCAGAGCGGTACATCGGAAACCTGACTTTCCCCAAAGGATCAGTTAAAGGTGGAGATATTGTCAGTTACCGGATTGTAGCCACCGATATTTCTTCGCAAAGCAACATCGGGTATTTGCCTTTAACTGGATATAACACCTTTAAAATTGAAGAAATTAAAGATCCCGTCGAGCGGTATATTACAAATTTTGATGCCTTGAATCCCGATTTTATTGGTTCCGATTTTACTATTTCGAGCGTTACCGGATTCGACAGTCCGGCGTTGAATTCAGCGCATCCGTATTTGAGTCCCGATACCGATAATGAAGAGTTTAATTTCAGTACAATTTTGAAATTCCCGATCATCCTAAAAAATGGAAAGATGACTTTTGATGAAATTGCATTGGTTGAACCAGGCGAAACGGGTTCTAAATTTGGTGATGAAAATTTCTGGGATTACGTGATTGTTGAAGGTTCAAAGGATGGTGGAATCAGTTGGAAGCCTTTTGCTGACGGGTACGACAGTAATTTTCAGCCCTCGTGGCTCAAGTTATGGAACAGTTCAATGTCGGGAAATAATAGCACTGCAGTACCCACCAAAGATTTGTTTGTGAAACATCCTACAATTGATATGCTGGAAAATGGAAATTTCAGCGTGGGCGATGTTGTTTTGGTTAGGTTTCGGCTATTTTCCGATCCATATTCGCATGGTTGGGGCTGGATTATAGATAATCTGGCCATTCAGGATTGGGAAACGGCTGTCAATCCTACGCTTTTATCTTCAGGAGAAGTAATTTGTTTCCCTAATCCGGTAAAAGATCAGTTGAACATCGAGATTAGTGCAAAAAATACAATCCAGAAGTTGATTCTGAGGGCTTATAATTCGTCAGGAAAGCAGGTTTATATTCAGGATTTCCCCGTCAGATCTAATTTGTTTGAAACTGCAATTGATGTGAGTAGTTTTATACCTGGCTTATATTTATTTACTTTCGAACCTGAAAAAGGAGAGGTAATTACCCGGAAAATATTAGTTCAATAA
- a CDS encoding prephenate dehydrogenase has protein sequence MKLTVIGLGLIGGSMAIDLRKARFTQEITGVDANPENAHEALRLGIIDRIDSLEGAVEKADMVIIAIPVDKVLNTLTTVLDLISDQTTVIDVGSTKKLIAQAVENHPKRRNYVAAHPMSGTENSGPTAALEGLFEGKINIICDQEKCGPQHLAFAEKVFQVLGMDIAYMTSDEQDHSTAFISHLPHAAAFALANAVLDKEDREIIFDLASGGFNSTVRLAKSSPEMWGPIFQQNKQYIVESLDVYIKHLKAFRKSIESDPQEMMALMKNANRIRGILAGDSDSLVKNEKTIVKLYTK, from the coding sequence ATGAAACTTACAGTTATTGGTTTGGGATTGATTGGAGGCTCGATGGCAATCGATCTTCGGAAAGCCAGATTTACGCAAGAAATTACCGGCGTGGATGCCAATCCTGAAAATGCTCATGAAGCGTTGCGTTTGGGAATAATTGACCGTATTGATTCGCTTGAAGGTGCTGTAGAGAAAGCCGATATGGTAATTATTGCCATTCCGGTTGATAAAGTTTTGAATACTTTGACTACAGTCCTTGATTTGATTTCAGACCAGACTACTGTAATTGATGTGGGTTCGACTAAAAAGCTGATTGCCCAGGCTGTCGAAAATCATCCGAAGCGTAGAAATTATGTGGCTGCACATCCAATGTCGGGCACCGAAAATTCAGGTCCAACAGCTGCTTTGGAAGGTTTGTTCGAAGGTAAAATCAACATCATTTGCGATCAGGAAAAATGTGGCCCGCAGCATTTGGCCTTTGCTGAAAAGGTGTTTCAGGTGTTGGGAATGGACATAGCTTACATGACTTCCGATGAGCAGGATCACAGCACAGCTTTTATCTCGCATCTTCCACATGCTGCTGCTTTTGCCCTGGCCAATGCTGTACTCGATAAAGAAGACCGCGAAATTATTTTCGATCTGGCAAGTGGAGGTTTCAACTCAACGGTTCGTTTGGCCAAGAGTTCTCCTGAAATGTGGGGTCCAATTTTTCAACAAAACAAGCAATACATTGTTGAATCGCTCGATGTTTACATCAAACACCTGAAAGCATTCCGGAAAAGTATTGAATCTGATCCTCAGGAAATGATGGCTTTGATGAAAAATGCCAACCGAATTCGTGGAATTTTAGCTGGCGACAGCGATTCGCTCGTAAAAAATGAAAAGACAATAGTTAAACTTTATACCAAATAA
- a CDS encoding chorismate mutase translates to MALELEINPIKHWLPQINNPLIIAGPCSLETEEQAMDTAKQLAKDHRVFVYRGGVWKPRTRPGSFEGIGSIGLKWLQMVREETGMPVGTEVANAQHAEEALKAGLDVLWIGARSTASPFVVQEIADVVRGTDAVVMVKNPVNPDVQLWVGAFERLSQAGIKNLVAIHRGFTPFRETEYRNYPNWKTVIELRRIMPNLPIICDPSHIGGKREYLYDISQKAFDMGMEGLMIESHRDPSCALSDKEQQLTPTDLAKLLDRLIIRNVKTDNKLFENQLELLRNRIDALDRELLETLSSRMEIARQIGQYKKENNVTAFQVGRFAELMEKRMKLGESLNLDRNLVQLLFQHIHEDSVRMQTEIMDKE, encoded by the coding sequence ATGGCGTTAGAATTAGAAATTAATCCAATTAAGCACTGGTTGCCACAAATTAACAACCCGCTTATTATTGCTGGTCCTTGCAGCCTCGAAACCGAAGAGCAGGCCATGGATACAGCCAAGCAACTTGCAAAAGATCATCGTGTATTTGTATATCGTGGTGGAGTTTGGAAACCACGCACTCGTCCCGGAAGCTTCGAAGGTATCGGAAGCATTGGCCTGAAATGGTTGCAAATGGTTCGCGAAGAAACCGGAATGCCTGTTGGAACTGAAGTTGCCAATGCGCAACATGCCGAAGAAGCCCTGAAAGCTGGGTTGGATGTTCTGTGGATTGGTGCCCGTTCAACGGCTAGCCCTTTTGTGGTTCAGGAAATCGCCGATGTTGTCAGAGGTACCGATGCGGTAGTTATGGTGAAAAATCCGGTTAATCCCGATGTTCAACTTTGGGTTGGAGCGTTCGAACGGCTTAGTCAGGCCGGAATTAAAAATCTGGTGGCCATTCACCGCGGTTTTACGCCTTTCCGCGAAACCGAATACCGGAACTATCCAAACTGGAAAACCGTAATCGAATTGCGCCGTATCATGCCGAATTTGCCAATTATCTGCGATCCGAGTCACATTGGTGGCAAACGCGAATATTTGTACGACATTAGCCAGAAAGCATTCGATATGGGCATGGAAGGGCTGATGATCGAATCGCACCGCGACCCGTCGTGCGCGCTGAGCGACAAAGAGCAGCAACTTACACCAACCGATTTGGCTAAATTACTAGATCGTTTAATCATCCGTAACGTAAAAACCGACAATAAACTGTTCGAAAATCAACTCGAATTGTTGCGTAACCGCATTGATGCGCTCGACCGTGAATTGCTCGAAACCCTTTCGTCGCGAATGGAAATTGCGCGCCAGATTGGTCAGTATAAAAAAGAGAATAACGTCACTGCGTTTCAGGTTGGCCGTTTTGCTGAACTGATGGAAAAACGCATGAAACTGGGCGAAAGTCTCAACCTGGACCGGAACCTGGTTCAATTGCTATTCCAGCACATCCACGAAGATTCGGTGCGTATGCAAACCGAGATCATGGACAAAGAATAG
- a CDS encoding RNA polymerase sigma factor, with product METLSDNALMQKVKNGDIDKMGLLYERYHRHLYRFLYNMTRQKELSEDLVQNVFIRMLKYNDGFQGYGEFKTWMYRIARNTLYDHFKKVKSTPVHTDVKDYETKIAGEQFSDAQIEKEQELKLLEVAMEKLSTENRELLFLCRFEELKYNEIAKILNTTEGAIKVRIHRALNQLKSNYLEIDH from the coding sequence TTGGAGACACTCTCGGATAATGCGCTAATGCAGAAGGTAAAAAATGGTGACATTGATAAAATGGGCCTCCTCTATGAACGTTATCATCGTCATTTATACCGGTTTCTTTATAATATGACGCGTCAAAAAGAGTTAAGTGAAGATTTGGTTCAGAATGTTTTTATCCGGATGTTGAAATATAACGATGGATTTCAGGGCTATGGTGAATTTAAGACCTGGATGTATCGGATTGCCAGAAACACCCTGTACGATCATTTCAAAAAGGTGAAAAGTACGCCGGTTCATACCGATGTGAAGGATTATGAAACAAAAATAGCAGGGGAGCAGTTTTCTGATGCACAAATTGAAAAGGAGCAGGAGTTAAAATTATTGGAGGTGGCAATGGAAAAATTGAGTACAGAAAACAGGGAACTACTGTTTTTATGCCGTTTTGAGGAGTTGAAATATAATGAAATTGCGAAAATACTGAACACGACTGAAGGTGCAATAAAAGTTAGAATTCATCGTGCATTGAACCAGTTGAAAAGCAATTATTTGGAAATTGATCATTAA
- a CDS encoding zf-HC2 domain-containing protein, whose product MECKEYREQFTSLLTDSIPQAQRSEIESHLEGCANCREEFESAQKIWYLMGEMTQPEPSATMQSDFNAILSEFKKEQKIRKNLLDEWMNKLREFLYLQVQPRLAYSLLLVAFGLVAGYFLHQPGQSAIAYNKQIDSLTSQVSEMKQVMMFSLLQDPSASQRMRAVAYTEEIDNVDLKVINALFTTLNEDPNVNVRLATLDALVKLADEPKVREGLVRSIDLQDSPLMQTAIADVMVRLQEKSSVRSLKKLLDKKDLNEMVKFNIEKSIQRLI is encoded by the coding sequence ATGGAATGCAAAGAATACAGAGAACAATTTACTTCACTACTGACGGATTCAATTCCGCAGGCGCAGCGAAGTGAGATTGAAAGCCATCTGGAAGGTTGTGCAAATTGCCGGGAAGAATTTGAGTCAGCCCAAAAGATTTGGTATCTCATGGGAGAAATGACCCAGCCTGAACCTTCTGCGACTATGCAGTCTGATTTTAATGCTATTCTTTCTGAATTCAAAAAAGAACAGAAGATTCGAAAAAATCTTTTGGATGAATGGATGAACAAGCTTCGTGAGTTTTTGTATCTGCAGGTACAGCCTCGTCTGGCTTATAGCCTTCTGTTGGTTGCATTTGGCTTGGTTGCAGGATATTTTTTACATCAACCCGGGCAATCGGCAATAGCTTACAACAAACAGATTGATTCGCTCACATCTCAGGTTTCAGAAATGAAGCAGGTTATGATGTTCTCTCTTTTGCAGGATCCTTCGGCTTCGCAGCGTATGCGCGCCGTTGCCTATACTGAAGAGATCGACAATGTTGATCTTAAAGTGATCAATGCTTTGTTTACGACACTGAACGAGGATCCGAATGTGAATGTACGGCTTGCAACCCTTGACGCTCTGGTAAAATTGGCAGATGAACCGAAAGTCCGTGAAGGTCTTGTGCGGAGTATTGACCTCCAGGATTCGCCCCTGATGCAAACAGCTATAGCCGATGTTATGGTTCGGTTGCAAGAGAAAAGTTCAGTTCGATCTTTAAAGAAGTTACTGGATAAAAAAGATCTGAATGAGATGGTTAAGTTCAATATCGAAAAAAGTATTCAAAGACTGATCTAA
- a CDS encoding DUF4097 family beta strand repeat-containing protein, producing the protein MKTVIVACLMGLGMLCSIPKANAKEFKEHLSKEFTASGNVSRTYLFIYNIFGFIKVEGYAGNKVLLEMDKSISADDDKTLELGKKEFKLGFDQKMDTVMAYIAEPFDSRPRSIRQHGENQRNIEYSYKVNFTVKVPYGTNLHISTVNDGVITVENVSGTLNISNVNEGISVKNAKGTTIAHTVNGNISVNYLSNPPEASSYHTINGDIRVSYQPDFSADLTFKSMHGDFFTDFTEAKMLSPTTTKIQDLKGHEAVYKLNTITTVRFGKGGKTFKFETLNGNVYIKKQS; encoded by the coding sequence ATGAAAACAGTTATAGTTGCCTGTTTAATGGGATTGGGAATGCTATGCTCCATTCCAAAGGCAAATGCCAAAGAATTTAAAGAACATTTGAGTAAGGAATTCACTGCTTCAGGTAATGTATCCCGAACATATTTATTCATTTACAACATATTTGGATTTATTAAAGTGGAGGGATATGCCGGAAATAAAGTGCTGCTCGAAATGGACAAAAGCATATCAGCCGATGATGACAAAACGTTAGAATTAGGCAAAAAGGAATTCAAGCTTGGCTTCGACCAGAAAATGGATACTGTTATGGCATATATTGCAGAACCCTTTGATTCGCGTCCTAGGTCAATCAGACAACATGGTGAAAATCAACGCAATATTGAATACAGTTACAAAGTGAATTTTACCGTGAAGGTGCCATATGGAACCAATCTTCATATCTCAACGGTGAATGATGGCGTAATTACGGTTGAGAATGTCAGCGGAACACTGAATATCAGTAATGTGAATGAAGGTATATCAGTTAAAAATGCAAAAGGGACAACCATTGCTCATACGGTAAACGGTAATATTTCAGTTAATTACCTTAGCAATCCACCAGAAGCATCCTCTTATCATACAATTAATGGCGATATCCGGGTTAGCTATCAGCCCGACTTTTCAGCCGACCTTACTTTTAAAAGTATGCATGGTGATTTTTTTACCGATTTTACCGAGGCCAAAATGCTTTCGCCAACGACCACAAAAATTCAGGATTTGAAAGGCCACGAGGCCGTTTATAAACTGAATACAATTACCACCGTTCGTTTTGGAAAAGGTGGGAAAACATTCAAATTTGAAACACTTAATGGCAATGTTTACATTAAAAAGCAATCTTAA
- a CDS encoding DUF4097 family beta strand repeat-containing protein: MKKMKITGLLILSLIIGSNSFGQSTEQLTVPLSSPGKPYSLKIQLVTGSIKVVSYDGKDILINATPRSDDETKGSKTNGNFNVNINFRKGDKDKEDESDFDKSGMKRIASSGGFEVTAKEADNNVTVNTGNPNKAVDLDLKIPQDVKLKIGTVNDGEISVENVRGELEVSNVNEKITLDKVSGSVMANTVNGDIVVNFSKVDPNAPMAFSTLNGDIKVTLPIDTKANLKLKSDNGEIFSDFDVVVDKTPGKVDKISTPGMYKIKKDDWVYGKINGGGAEMLMKNMQGDIYLKKAAK, from the coding sequence ATGAAAAAAATGAAAATTACGGGCTTGTTAATTCTAAGCCTTATTATCGGATCAAATTCCTTTGGACAATCAACAGAACAGTTAACAGTTCCACTGAGCAGTCCGGGTAAACCCTACTCTTTAAAAATCCAGTTAGTAACCGGATCAATTAAAGTAGTAAGCTATGACGGAAAAGATATCCTTATCAATGCGACTCCCAGGAGTGACGATGAAACCAAAGGATCGAAGACCAATGGTAATTTTAACGTTAATATCAATTTCAGGAAAGGTGACAAGGATAAAGAAGACGAATCTGATTTTGATAAAAGTGGAATGAAGCGTATTGCATCATCCGGAGGTTTTGAAGTTACAGCCAAGGAGGCTGATAATAACGTCACGGTGAATACCGGCAATCCGAACAAAGCCGTTGATCTCGACTTAAAAATTCCACAGGATGTGAAACTAAAGATTGGCACAGTAAACGATGGTGAAATTAGCGTTGAAAATGTACGGGGCGAACTGGAAGTCAGCAATGTGAACGAAAAGATTACCCTTGATAAGGTTTCAGGTTCTGTTATGGCCAATACTGTAAATGGTGATATTGTTGTGAATTTCAGTAAGGTGGATCCAAATGCTCCAATGGCATTTTCAACTTTAAACGGTGATATCAAGGTAACTCTTCCGATTGATACCAAAGCCAATCTGAAATTAAAATCTGATAACGGAGAAATATTTAGCGATTTTGATGTGGTGGTTGACAAAACACCGGGCAAAGTCGATAAAATCAGTACCCCGGGTATGTATAAGATTAAAAAAGACGATTGGGTTTATGGAAAAATAAATGGCGGTGGAGCAGAAATGCTAATGAAAAATATGCAGGGAGATATTTATTTAAAAAAGGCCGCTAAGTAA
- a CDS encoding ribonuclease P protein component, whose translation MEEFTLKKEERLCSQKIIGEMFSSGESFLAYPLKVVFQKTESTQPFPVQAAFTVSKRNFKRAVKRNLLKRRMREAYRLNKPGLYTELAAKELHIAVMFVFIAKDMIEFAIVEKAMISAFKKILAKV comes from the coding sequence ATGGAAGAATTCACGCTTAAGAAAGAAGAAAGGCTTTGCAGCCAAAAGATAATCGGGGAAATGTTTTCCTCCGGAGAATCTTTTTTGGCGTATCCGCTCAAAGTTGTTTTCCAGAAAACCGAATCAACACAACCGTTCCCGGTGCAAGCTGCATTTACTGTCTCGAAACGGAATTTTAAGCGTGCCGTTAAGAGAAATCTACTGAAGCGGCGCATGCGCGAAGCTTACCGGCTGAACAAACCTGGCCTATACACCGAATTAGCCGCCAAAGAACTCCATATTGCCGTGATGTTTGTTTTTATTGCCAAAGATATGATTGAATTCGCCATTGTCGAAAAAGCCATGATTTCGGCCTTTAAAAAGATATTGGCAAAAGTTTAA
- a CDS encoding uroporphyrinogen-III synthase: MKIKRILVSQPKPETAKSPYFDLAEKNNVQVDFRPFIQVEGVSAKEFRQTRVQILDHGAVIFTSRTAIDHFFRISTELRLTIPDTMKYFCISEATAFYLQKYIVYRKRKIFYGAGKFSDLIDVMKKHKEEKFLLPLSQVGQPEITSLIDKAGYTYTKAIIYQTVSSDLSDLKEVNYDILVFFSPSGIQSLMQNFPGFAQDETKIACFGPATAKAVHEAGLRLDIEAPTAEAPSMTMALEQFIKKHNKGQ, translated from the coding sequence TTGAAGATCAAGAGAATTTTAGTTTCGCAACCCAAGCCTGAAACGGCCAAATCGCCTTATTTTGATCTGGCTGAGAAAAATAACGTTCAGGTTGATTTCCGCCCTTTCATACAAGTTGAAGGCGTATCAGCTAAAGAGTTCAGACAGACCAGAGTTCAGATATTAGATCATGGCGCGGTTATCTTCACCAGCCGTACTGCTATCGATCATTTTTTCAGAATCAGTACTGAACTGCGCCTGACCATTCCTGATACCATGAAGTACTTCTGCATTTCAGAAGCCACGGCGTTTTATCTTCAGAAATACATCGTTTACCGCAAACGAAAGATATTTTATGGCGCAGGTAAATTTTCGGACTTGATTGACGTGATGAAGAAGCACAAAGAAGAAAAATTTCTTTTGCCATTGTCGCAAGTTGGTCAGCCTGAGATTACATCTCTGATTGACAAAGCCGGATACACTTATACCAAGGCTATTATTTACCAGACCGTTAGTAGCGATTTATCTGACCTGAAAGAAGTTAATTACGACATTCTTGTGTTCTTCAGCCCTTCAGGAATTCAGTCGTTGATGCAGAATTTTCCCGGTTTTGCACAGGATGAAACCAAGATTGCCTGTTTCGGACCGGCAACTGCAAAAGCAGTTCATGAAGCTGGTTTACGACTCGACATTGAAGCACCAACTGCCGAAGCCCCATCGATGACAATGGCGTTGGAGCAGTTCATCAAAAAACACAACAAAGGACAATAA
- a CDS encoding DUF4271 domain-containing protein: MQSNQFKSDTLNSNLTLNPANLGDQTIQTDSVKPTLSLLDPSFNDSLSVNYIAPDSVICFGFRPEWSQFHNAYVPKFNYQKDLVRPLPYDSLHTVLKGVEVVFTGKKVTRTNPDWLIGLLVMMFLLFATVKLIFNKYLSQLIQSTINYSTFTRTFRERYFNLFHASFRLDVIFNMTLALFGYQFLSLYKINLGFTKSYYVYLACLGIVMGYFTAKRIIYYIIGILTESKQEIQEYLFSITVFNRVLGLFLLPVSAIISFIPLSQVEPLLFVGLGIIVISYLMSLIRGAKIFLKKQFSISYLILYLCTLEFLPLFLIYNLVLI; encoded by the coding sequence ATGCAATCTAATCAATTCAAATCAGACACTTTAAACTCAAACCTGACTTTGAATCCGGCTAATTTAGGTGACCAAACGATTCAAACCGACTCAGTAAAGCCGACACTCAGCCTACTTGACCCTTCATTTAATGACTCATTAAGTGTTAATTACATTGCACCAGACAGTGTGATCTGCTTTGGATTCAGGCCTGAATGGTCGCAGTTTCACAATGCATACGTTCCCAAATTTAATTACCAAAAAGATCTCGTCAGACCACTTCCATATGATTCGCTTCATACTGTATTGAAGGGTGTTGAAGTTGTTTTCACCGGCAAAAAAGTGACACGAACAAATCCCGATTGGTTGATTGGCCTTTTGGTCATGATGTTTCTGTTATTTGCCACAGTCAAGCTAATTTTCAATAAGTATTTGAGTCAATTGATTCAATCAACGATTAACTATTCAACCTTTACAAGAACTTTCCGTGAGCGTTATTTTAACCTTTTTCATGCGTCGTTCAGGCTTGATGTGATTTTTAACATGACCTTGGCACTTTTTGGCTATCAATTTTTATCGCTGTATAAAATCAACCTTGGATTTACGAAATCGTATTACGTTTATCTGGCTTGTCTGGGAATTGTAATGGGCTATTTCACTGCAAAAAGAATCATTTACTACATCATAGGAATTCTGACCGAGAGCAAACAGGAGATCCAGGAATACTTATTCAGCATAACTGTTTTTAATCGGGTTCTGGGATTATTTTTACTTCCTGTCTCAGCAATAATATCCTTTATACCGCTATCTCAGGTTGAACCACTGTTGTTTGTGGGCTTGGGAATCATTGTCATTTCGTATTTAATGTCGTTGATTAGAGGGGCAAAAATTTTCCTGAAAAAACAATTTTCAATTTCATATTTGATTTTATACCTTTGTACCCTTGAATTTTTACCGTTATTTCTGATCTATAACCTAGTGTTGATTTAA
- a CDS encoding tRNA dihydrouridine synthase, with translation MSQNAIKIYQAPLQGATDFDFRKALAESFGGIDKYFIPYLSYGKGREIKKSQLREVFPENNESLPVVPQVLFSDHAELFDLVSILIDYGYEEINLNLGCPYPMATNKGRGAAWLEKPEALSEILQQLYAKAFPAKFSVKMRAGMKDDQDAKAIFSVLNQFSLEEIIFHPRTASQMYDGKANPQLFAEAISEVKHPMVYNGDISSAADFQEIQSLLPEQDSWMIGRGLVTNPALAAQLKGEVFEPKALRKQMREFHDQLLEGYSARLQGDGHIVMKMSQFWAYFSQSFENPHKAMKLVTKSSSLLKYNAAVTEIFKNY, from the coding sequence ATGTCACAAAATGCAATAAAAATATATCAGGCTCCACTTCAGGGAGCAACCGATTTTGACTTTAGAAAGGCTTTGGCAGAATCGTTTGGCGGAATTGATAAGTACTTTATTCCTTACCTGTCGTATGGCAAGGGTCGCGAAATAAAAAAATCGCAGTTACGCGAAGTCTTCCCCGAAAACAATGAGTCGTTACCTGTTGTTCCGCAGGTTTTATTTTCCGATCATGCTGAGTTATTTGATTTGGTTAGCATCCTGATTGACTACGGATACGAGGAAATTAACCTGAATCTGGGTTGTCCGTATCCAATGGCAACGAACAAGGGCAGGGGAGCGGCATGGCTCGAAAAGCCGGAAGCTTTGAGTGAAATACTTCAGCAACTTTACGCAAAAGCGTTTCCGGCGAAATTTTCGGTAAAAATGCGTGCCGGAATGAAGGATGATCAGGATGCCAAAGCCATTTTCAGCGTTTTAAATCAATTTTCGCTGGAAGAAATTATTTTTCATCCGCGTACCGCCAGCCAAATGTATGATGGAAAAGCCAATCCGCAGCTTTTTGCCGAGGCCATTTCTGAGGTGAAACACCCAATGGTGTATAATGGCGACATCTCTTCAGCAGCCGATTTTCAGGAAATTCAATCGCTTTTGCCTGAACAAGATAGCTGGATGATTGGTCGTGGCTTAGTGACAAATCCAGCACTGGCGGCTCAATTAAAGGGCGAAGTTTTTGAGCCCAAAGCACTTCGGAAACAGATGCGTGAATTTCACGATCAGTTGCTCGAAGGATATTCTGCCCGCCTGCAAGGCGATGGCCATATTGTGATGAAGATGAGTCAGTTTTGGGCATATTTCAGCCAGTCGTTCGAGAATCCGCACAAAGCAATGAAACTGGTTACGAAATCGAGCAGTTTACTGAAGTACAATGCCGCGGTGACCGAGATTTTCAAAAATTACTAG